The proteins below come from a single Vitis vinifera cultivar Pinot Noir 40024 chromosome 9, ASM3070453v1 genomic window:
- the LOC100242837 gene encoding mannosyl-oligosaccharide 1,2-alpha-mannosidase MNS1, which yields MRLLHIVDCDERPSMGYVYEDMYRVRLGIKKLFNYNERLYKPYTEIIKQRWDQQLKKSIHSTAYWLNPCFQYDQENFCNKPNVIGGVMDVIDQKVLKGKLETMNEMKLFRDQLGSFGRDLAYSSCEVLQPVDEWWRLHGYSAPHLQKLAILILSQTASSSGCERNWSVFERIHTKRRNRLEHQRLNDLVYVHYNLCLKNRSLKGETVHLGRMHSPLRESITHYKRGLLLHANTSFFTATLPTTQSASLEIPLSITHQGKGPSIREASQHTIGEVGVHQSRLQEAHTEEVEVQFTAKILSHGNAHNPGWTGGDSILADSGTEQLEFIALSQRTGDPKYQKKVENVIIELNKTFPADGLLPIYINPHRGTSSYSTITFGAMGDSFYEYLLKVWIQGNKTADVKHYREMWETSMKGLLSLVRRTTSSSFTYICEKNGDSLHDKMDGLACFAPGMIALGSLGYGPEESQKFLSLAEELAWTCYNFYQSTPTKLAGENYFFHSGQDMSVGTSWNILRPETVESLFYLWRLTGSKTYQEWGWNIFQAFEKNSRIESGYVGLKDVNRDVKDNMMQSFFLAETLKYLYLLFSPSSVISLDEWVFNTEAHPIGIMTRHDNSIGCMAGRKVGELMIRILFLF from the exons ATGCGCTTATTGCATATTGTTGATTGTGATGAGAGGCCTTCGATGGGATATGTGTATGAAGACATGTATAGGGTTCGTTTGGGCATTAAGAAATTGTTTAACTACAACGAAAGACTATACAAGCCTTATACAGAGATCATAAAGCAACGTTGGGATCAACAACTAAAGAAAAGCATTCATTCAACAGCTTATTGGTTGAATCCATGTTTCCAATATGATCAGgaaaacttttgtaataagccaAATGTTATTGGAGGTGTCATGGATGTTATTGATCAGAAAGTTCTGAAAGGCAAGCTTGAaacaatgaatgaaatgaagttaTTTCGTGATCAATTGGGAAGTTTTGGAAGAGACCTTGCTTATTCTTCATGTGAAGTACTTCAACCtg TAGATGAATGGTGGAGGCTACATGGATACAGTGCACCACATTTGCAAAAGTTAGCCATTCTAATATTGAGCCAAACCGCATCGTCTTCTGGATGTGAGAGGAATTGGAGTGTCTTTGAACGTATACATACCAAAAGAAGGAATAGATTGGAACATCAAAGGCTTAATGATCTTGTATACGTTCATTACAATTTGTGCTTAAAAAATCG CAGCCTGAAAGGGGAGACAGTCCATCTTGGAAGAATGCACAGTCCGCTAAGGGAGTCAATCACGCATTATAAGAGGGGCCTTCTCTTACACGCGAATACGAGTTTCTTCACAGCCACCCTCCCAACCACACAGTCTGCATCATTAGAGATCCCTCTTAGCATCACACACCAAGGAAAGGGACCATCAATTCGAGAAGCATCACAGCACACCATTGGAGAAGTTGGAGTCCACCAATCGCGGCTGCAAGAGGCACACACAGAAGAG GTAGAGGTACAG TTTACTGCAAAAATACTGTCACATGGAAATGCGCATAACCCTGGATGGACTGGA GGTGACAGTATCCTAGCCGATTCCGGCACAGAGCAGCTGGAGTTTATTGCCCTTTCTCAAAGGACTGGTGATCCAaagtatcagaaaaag GTTGAGAATGTTATCATTGAGCTTAATAAAACATTTCCTGCTGATGGTTTGCTTCCCATATATATTAATCCTCATAGAGGAACATCATCTTATTCGACCATAACCTTTGGAGCCATGGGTGACAG CTTTTATGAATATTTACTCAAAGTTTGGATACAAGGAAATAAAACTGCTGATGTGAAGCATTATAG AGAAATGTGGGAGACATCTATGAAAGGTCTGTTAAGCTTGGTCCGAAGAACAACATCATCATCTTTCACATATATATGTGAGAAAAATGGGGATTCTCTGCATGACAAG ATGGATGGATTAGCATGCTTTGCCCCAGGAATGATTGCTTTAGGATCACTTGGTTATGGTCCTGAAGAATCTCAGAAATTCCTATCCCTTGCCGAAGAG CTTGCCTGGACATGCTATAATTTCTACCAGTCAACACCAACAAAATTGGCTGGAGAGAACTATTTCTTCCACTCTGGGCAG GATATGAGTGTGGGTACATCATGGAACATATTGAGGCCCGAGACAGTTGAATCACTGTTTTACCTCTGGCGTTTAACTGGCAGCAAGACATACCAAGAGTGGGGTTGGAACATATTTCAAGCATTTGAAAAGAACTCCCGCATAGAGTCAGGATATGTTGGACTGAAGGAT GTAAATAGAGACGTCAAAGACAATATGATGCAAAGCTTCTTCCTTGCTGAGACACTCAAATATCTCTATCTTCTTTTCTCACCTTCGTCAGTCATTTCATTAGATGAGTGGGTTTTCAACACCGAAGCCCACCCAATAGGAATCATGACTCGTCATGACAATTCTATAGGTTGCATGGCAGGAAGGAAGGTCGGTGAGTTGATGATTAGGATTCTTTTCctcttttag